A genome region from Sphingobacteriaceae bacterium GW460-11-11-14-LB5 includes the following:
- a CDS encoding N-(5'-phosphoribosyl)anthranilate isomerase produces the protein MRLAANIAAVAELQPDYLGFIFYEKSPRLISDVSAELIKYIPSEIKTVGVFVNEDLEKVKDKVNTLKLKAVQLHGSESPEYCAALKTAFGSLQVIKAFGIDEDFDFSELETYLGVVDYFLFDTKTKAHGGSGKTFDWSVLDRYTYTKPYFLSGGIDLEHAPAIKNINDERLYALDINSRFEIEPGLKDAEKIKEFIKEMNK, from the coding sequence ATGCGTTTAGCCGCCAATATTGCGGCGGTTGCAGAATTGCAGCCAGATTACCTGGGTTTTATCTTTTATGAAAAATCGCCCAGACTGATCAGTGATGTTTCTGCTGAATTAATCAAATACATTCCATCTGAGATTAAAACCGTAGGTGTTTTTGTAAATGAAGACTTAGAAAAAGTAAAGGATAAAGTAAACACATTGAAGCTAAAAGCTGTTCAGTTACATGGCAGCGAATCGCCTGAATACTGTGCAGCATTAAAAACCGCCTTTGGCTCGTTACAAGTAATCAAAGCCTTTGGAATAGATGAGGATTTCGATTTTTCTGAGCTGGAAACTTATTTAGGTGTGGTGGATTATTTCCTGTTTGATACCAAAACCAAAGCACATGGTGGATCGGGAAAAACATTCGATTGGTCTGTTTTAGACCGATATACTTATACCAAACCTTACTTTTTAAGTGGCGGAATTGATTTAGAACATGCCCCGGCCATAAAAAACATAAACGACGAACGTTTATATGCGTTGGATATCAATAGCAGATTTGAAATTGAACCAGGCTTAAAAGATGCAGAGAAGATTAAAGAATTTATAAAAGAAATGAATAAATAA
- a CDS encoding anthranilate phosphoribosyltransferase, with protein sequence MKKILNHLFENKSFSREEAKNILISISEGAFNSSQIAAFITAYAMRNITVQELQGFRDAMLDMCVKVNLSGYDLIDLCGTGGDGKDTFNISTLSSFVVAGAGHHVAKHGNYGVSSGCGSSNVMEYLGYTFTNNEDTLKRNLDAAGICFLHAPLFNPAMKIVAPIRKELGVKTFFNMLGPMVNPGQPKYQMVGVFSLELARLYAYLYQDTDKSYTIVHALEGYDEVSLTCDVKTFSNKGEQILTLQDMGFDKVEVNAIKGGDTVESSAKIFMDVLNGKATDVQNNVVLCNSALAIKTIKPQQSFADCFYEAEESLMSKKALNSFKQLLAC encoded by the coding sequence ATGAAAAAAATATTAAACCATTTATTCGAGAACAAAAGTTTTAGCAGGGAAGAAGCAAAGAACATTTTAATCTCCATTTCTGAAGGGGCATTTAATTCTTCACAAATTGCTGCTTTTATTACGGCTTATGCCATGCGTAATATTACGGTACAGGAGTTACAGGGTTTTCGGGATGCGATGCTTGATATGTGCGTTAAGGTAAACTTATCGGGTTACGATTTGATTGATCTTTGTGGTACCGGAGGTGATGGTAAAGACACTTTCAATATTTCCACCCTGTCTTCATTTGTGGTGGCAGGTGCTGGTCATCATGTAGCCAAACACGGTAATTATGGCGTTTCTTCGGGCTGTGGCTCTTCTAACGTAATGGAATATTTAGGTTATACGTTCACCAATAATGAGGATACATTAAAGCGTAATTTAGATGCTGCAGGGATCTGTTTTTTACATGCACCACTGTTTAATCCGGCGATGAAAATTGTGGCACCAATTCGTAAGGAACTGGGCGTAAAAACATTTTTCAATATGCTAGGGCCAATGGTTAACCCCGGACAGCCAAAATACCAGATGGTAGGTGTATTCAGCTTGGAACTAGCACGCTTATACGCCTATTTATATCAGGATACGGATAAAAGTTATACCATTGTACATGCTCTGGAGGGTTACGATGAAGTTTCGCTAACCTGCGATGTGAAAACCTTTTCGAATAAGGGGGAGCAGATTTTAACTCTTCAGGATATGGGCTTTGATAAGGTGGAGGTGAATGCGATTAAAGGTGGCGATACCGTAGAGTCATCAGCCAAAATATTTATGGATGTTTTAAATGGTAAAGCTACAGATGTACAGAACAATGTGGTGTTGTGTAATTCAGCATTGGCCATTAAAACCATAAAACCACAACAATCTTTTGCCGATTGTTTTTATGAAGCGGAAGAATCGTTAATGAGCAAAAAAGCACTTAACAGTTTCAAACAACTATTGGCATGTTAA
- a CDS encoding bifunctional UDP-N-acetylmuramoyl-tripeptide:D-alanyl-D-alanine ligase/alanine racemase — protein sequence MQNPIYTIAKIAEILNADAKLVDEQVIIQYLVIDSRSVLVSENSVFFALSQHRDGHEFIKDAYTKEIRNFVITEAKYINEYPDCNFLLVDDALAALQKLAIEHRNQFDLKTIGITGSNGKTIVKEWLYQLLATDFNIVKSPKSYNSQIGVPLSVWQIESDHTLGIFEAGISAVNEMQRLAEIIHPEIGILTNIGEAHAEGFSSKKEKLTEKLKLFAASELFIYSPEYVTEISAKELPGKKQFSWSSKQAADLQIIAVEPIEGNCYLRAIYQDREIECILPFKDKASIENGMICWATLLALDYTPEQADLRLEKLSHVSMRLELKNGINQCSIIDDSYSADISSLAIALDFLNQQNQHAKKTVILSELFETGRDDLDLYTEIAELLLQKKVNRLIGIGTHISKYADLFKFETQFFDDTNAFIDAFPGLQFNHETILVKGARRYEFGRISKLLTQKIHDTVLEIDLNAMVSNLQFYRSKIKPGVKMMAMVKAFSYGSGSFEIANLLQFHKVDYLAVAYADEGIALRKAGITLPIMVMSPEESAFEAIIKHKLEPEIYSIEILNSFLNALSDYDFDYPIHIKIDSGMHRLGFDQPEIDTLSNLLKDSAKVKVQSVFSHLVASDAAEHDGFTQQQIERFKIIADQLLEALSYKPLLHISNTSGISRWPEGQMDMVRLGIGLYGFDSALANNRGLQTVMTLKTTVTQVKTLAPGETVGYSRKGVMPNGGKIATVKIGYADGYTRYFGNGVGKMLINGHLVPTIGSICMDMTMLDITGIDVKPGDEAIVFNKAHTIMQLARDIGTIPYEILTNISQRVKRVYFYE from the coding sequence ATGCAAAATCCAATATACACCATTGCCAAAATAGCCGAAATTTTAAATGCCGATGCCAAATTAGTTGATGAACAGGTGATTATTCAATATCTGGTGATCGATAGCCGTTCGGTTTTGGTGTCTGAAAATTCTGTGTTTTTTGCCCTTTCTCAGCACCGTGACGGACATGAATTTATTAAAGATGCCTACACAAAGGAAATCAGAAATTTTGTCATTACCGAAGCGAAATACATTAACGAATATCCCGACTGCAATTTTTTACTGGTAGACGATGCTTTGGCGGCGCTTCAAAAGCTTGCAATTGAACACCGGAATCAATTTGACCTAAAAACAATTGGTATCACGGGGAGTAATGGAAAAACGATTGTTAAAGAATGGTTATATCAACTTTTAGCAACCGACTTTAATATCGTTAAAAGTCCGAAAAGTTATAATTCACAGATAGGCGTTCCGCTTTCAGTATGGCAGATCGAGTCCGATCATACCCTAGGCATTTTTGAAGCTGGTATTTCTGCGGTTAACGAAATGCAACGTTTAGCTGAAATTATCCACCCTGAAATCGGAATACTAACCAATATTGGTGAAGCACATGCCGAAGGATTCAGCTCCAAAAAGGAAAAACTAACCGAGAAGCTGAAACTTTTTGCAGCATCTGAACTGTTTATTTATTCGCCCGAATATGTAACCGAAATCAGTGCAAAAGAACTTCCTGGTAAAAAACAATTCAGCTGGAGCAGTAAACAAGCGGCAGATCTTCAGATTATTGCGGTTGAACCCATTGAAGGAAACTGTTATTTACGGGCCATTTATCAAGACAGAGAAATTGAATGCATTTTGCCTTTTAAAGATAAAGCTTCGATAGAAAATGGAATGATCTGCTGGGCAACCTTACTGGCATTGGATTATACGCCGGAGCAAGCCGATTTACGTTTGGAAAAACTGAGCCATGTGAGCATGCGTTTGGAACTGAAAAATGGTATCAATCAATGTTCTATTATTGACGATTCTTACAGCGCCGATATTTCTTCCTTAGCCATTGCCCTCGATTTTTTAAATCAGCAGAATCAGCATGCAAAGAAAACCGTTATCCTTTCCGAACTATTTGAAACGGGGAGAGATGACCTGGATTTATATACAGAAATAGCCGAATTGCTTTTGCAGAAGAAAGTAAACCGACTGATTGGAATTGGGACTCATATTTCGAAGTATGCTGATCTTTTTAAATTTGAGACGCAGTTTTTCGACGATACGAATGCTTTTATTGATGCTTTCCCTGGTTTACAGTTTAACCACGAAACCATATTGGTAAAAGGGGCCAGGCGCTACGAGTTTGGCCGGATCAGTAAACTCCTTACCCAGAAAATACACGATACGGTTTTAGAAATCGATCTGAATGCCATGGTGAGTAATCTGCAATTTTACCGTTCTAAAATCAAACCAGGCGTTAAAATGATGGCCATGGTTAAGGCCTTTTCGTATGGTAGCGGAAGTTTCGAAATTGCCAATTTATTGCAGTTTCATAAGGTAGATTATCTGGCAGTAGCTTATGCCGATGAAGGTATTGCCTTGCGTAAAGCGGGCATTACGTTGCCCATTATGGTGATGAGTCCTGAGGAATCTGCTTTCGAAGCCATCATTAAACATAAACTCGAGCCCGAAATTTATAGTATCGAAATCCTGAATAGTTTTTTAAATGCACTGTCTGATTATGATTTCGATTATCCGATCCACATTAAAATAGATAGTGGAATGCATCGTTTGGGCTTTGATCAGCCTGAAATTGATACCTTGTCTAATCTGCTTAAAGATTCAGCGAAGGTCAAAGTTCAAAGTGTTTTTTCTCACCTGGTGGCAAGTGATGCTGCAGAACATGATGGATTTACACAACAACAGATTGAAAGGTTTAAAATCATCGCGGATCAGCTGCTTGAAGCTTTAAGTTATAAACCGCTGCTTCATATCTCCAATACTTCAGGCATTTCGCGTTGGCCCGAAGGGCAAATGGATATGGTACGCCTGGGGATAGGTTTGTATGGTTTTGATTCTGCTTTGGCTAATAACCGGGGTTTACAGACCGTAATGACACTTAAGACTACGGTTACCCAGGTGAAGACGCTGGCTCCGGGCGAAACTGTGGGTTATAGCAGGAAGGGTGTAATGCCAAATGGAGGGAAAATAGCGACGGTAAAAATAGGCTATGCAGACGGATACACCCGATATTTTGGCAACGGAGTGGGTAAAATGCTTATCAATGGCCATCTGGTGCCCACCATTGGCTCGATCTGCATGGATATGACCATGTTGGATATTACAGGTATTGATGTTAAACCTGGTGATGAAGCTATTGTTTTCAATAAAGCGCACACCATTATGCAGCTGGCGAGAGATATCGGTACCATTCCATATGAAATTTTAACCAATATCTCGCAAAGGGTTAAAAGGGTTTATTTCTATGAGTAA
- a CDS encoding arsenate reductase (glutaredoxin) has protein sequence MITIYHNNRCTKSRCALAELENSGKAFEVIYYLETPPGKSELEEIIRKLGIKPLELIRKGEKVFTENYKGKTLTDEEWIDVMVAHPILIERPIIISGEQAVIARPTEKIKEILD, from the coding sequence ATGATCACGATATACCATAATAACCGATGCACCAAAAGCCGTTGTGCTTTGGCCGAATTAGAAAACAGTGGAAAGGCTTTTGAGGTGATTTATTATTTGGAAACCCCACCCGGTAAAAGTGAACTGGAAGAAATTATTCGTAAACTGGGCATAAAACCACTGGAACTGATCCGTAAAGGGGAAAAGGTTTTTACTGAAAATTATAAAGGAAAAACTTTAACCGATGAAGAATGGATTGATGTTATGGTCGCGCATCCTATTTTAATTGAACGACCAATTATTATCTCAGGAGAGCAGGCGGTTATCGCCAGACCAACGGAAAAGATAAAAGAGATTTTGGATTAA
- a CDS encoding esterase: MYKPLVLLMLLFQTILSVAQVKKVKNINYAGNADEANTLNIFYKNDSIKNKPVLVFIHGGSWSSGKKETYWWLGRNFARKGVVTVIINYPLAPNVQYEKMGDDCALAVKWVKTHIADYTANADKIFIMGHSAGAHLAELINADPRYFNKAGIKNPIKGVILNDPFGLDMNEYLTTAEKDHFYFDFIRTFTDQPAVWKVASPLDYVKNIKNPHLLFYGSKTYGAIKLQTPRLYEKLKANHVPVEIKEIKGKSHVPMISQMIFGGNQLYEDILDFIQKTSS, translated from the coding sequence ATGTATAAACCCCTTGTTCTATTGATGCTCTTGTTTCAAACGATACTTTCTGTTGCGCAGGTTAAAAAAGTAAAAAATATCAATTATGCGGGCAATGCTGATGAGGCCAATACGCTGAATATTTTTTATAAAAACGATAGCATCAAAAATAAACCTGTTCTGGTTTTTATTCATGGCGGCTCATGGAGTAGTGGGAAGAAAGAGACTTATTGGTGGTTGGGGAGGAATTTCGCGCGGAAAGGTGTAGTTACCGTCATTATCAATTACCCATTGGCGCCAAATGTTCAATATGAAAAAATGGGCGATGACTGCGCTTTGGCTGTAAAATGGGTTAAAACGCATATTGCGGATTATACAGCAAATGCAGACAAAATTTTTATAATGGGGCATTCGGCGGGGGCACATCTGGCCGAGTTAATCAATGCTGATCCTAGATATTTTAACAAAGCTGGAATTAAAAATCCGATTAAAGGTGTAATCCTGAACGATCCTTTTGGGCTCGATATGAACGAATATTTAACCACCGCCGAAAAAGACCATTTTTATTTCGATTTCATCAGAACCTTTACCGATCAGCCTGCGGTGTGGAAAGTAGCTTCGCCATTAGATTATGTGAAGAATATTAAAAACCCGCATTTACTTTTTTATGGAAGCAAAACTTATGGTGCCATTAAATTGCAGACACCAAGGTTATACGAAAAGCTTAAAGCTAACCATGTTCCTGTCGAAATAAAGGAGATTAAAGGTAAAAGCCATGTGCCGATGATTAGCCAGATGATTTTTGGTGGAAATCAGTTGTATGAGGATATTTTGGATTTTATCCAAAAGACATCATCCTAA
- a CDS encoding recombination protein RecR gives MNFSSKLLEDAVNEFSKLPGVGQKTALRLVLHLLNKEQEEVNQFGNTFIKLKQQIKHCSTCHNISDYVVCEICTSPKRDKETICVVEDTRDVMAIENTGQYFGVYHVLGGLISPMDGVGPSDLFIDGLVSRMTAGGIKEVILALSPNMEGDTTLFYLYKRLKEFNVPVTTIARGIAFGGELEYTDEITLGRSIVTRVPYETAMMK, from the coding sequence ATGAATTTTTCATCCAAGCTGCTCGAAGATGCGGTAAACGAATTCTCAAAACTTCCTGGTGTAGGGCAGAAAACAGCTTTACGTTTGGTATTACATCTTTTAAACAAAGAGCAGGAGGAGGTAAACCAGTTTGGCAATACTTTTATAAAACTTAAGCAGCAGATTAAACATTGCAGCACCTGTCATAACATTTCCGATTATGTGGTATGTGAAATCTGTACTTCACCAAAACGTGATAAAGAAACCATTTGTGTAGTAGAAGATACGCGAGATGTAATGGCGATTGAAAATACCGGTCAATATTTCGGCGTTTACCATGTTTTGGGGGGCTTAATTTCTCCAATGGATGGTGTTGGGCCTTCCGATCTGTTTATTGATGGATTAGTAAGCAGAATGACAGCAGGAGGGATTAAAGAAGTGATTTTAGCCCTTAGTCCGAATATGGAAGGCGATACCACATTGTTTTACCTGTACAAAAGATTAAAAGAATTTAATGTTCCGGTAACGACTATTGCACGGGGTATTGCTTTTGGTGGCGAGTTGGAATATACCGATGAAATTACGCTCGGCCGTTCGATTGTAACCCGTGTGCCTTATGAAACTGCAATGATGAAATAA
- a CDS encoding short chain dehydrogenase codes for MNLKEKVIIITGASSGIGKACAEEFAKRGANLVLAARQYVTLCEITADLEKKYNIRAVAVQADVSKETDCELIIKQALVSFQKIDVLVNNAGLSMRALFNDLDLSVLKNLMDVNFWGTVYCTKYALPEILKTKGTVVGVSSIAGFRGLPGRTGYSASKFAMNGFMESLRTELLKTGVNVLLACPGFTASNIRVTALSKDGAAHGETSMDEGKMMTSEEVASIIADGIEKRKRTLIMTGQGKLAVWMNKLFPAFVDKKVFDLFAKEKNPLIKG; via the coding sequence ATGAATTTAAAAGAAAAAGTAATCATCATTACTGGCGCATCGAGCGGAATCGGAAAAGCTTGTGCCGAAGAATTTGCAAAACGTGGCGCTAATTTGGTTTTGGCTGCCCGCCAATATGTAACGCTTTGCGAAATTACCGCCGATCTGGAGAAAAAATATAATATCAGGGCTGTGGCTGTCCAGGCTGATGTAAGCAAAGAAACCGATTGCGAACTCATTATCAAACAGGCTTTGGTTTCGTTTCAAAAGATTGATGTGCTGGTTAATAATGCTGGATTATCGATGCGTGCACTGTTTAACGATTTAGATTTATCAGTGCTTAAAAACCTGATGGATGTGAACTTTTGGGGAACGGTTTACTGCACCAAATATGCTTTGCCTGAGATTTTGAAAACCAAAGGTACTGTAGTTGGTGTATCATCAATTGCAGGTTTCCGTGGTTTGCCGGGCAGAACGGGTTATTCGGCCTCTAAATTTGCAATGAATGGTTTTATGGAATCTTTGCGGACTGAATTACTTAAAACAGGTGTAAATGTACTTTTGGCCTGTCCGGGTTTTACGGCTTCGAATATCCGTGTAACGGCCTTATCAAAAGATGGTGCTGCACATGGCGAAACCAGCATGGATGAAGGTAAAATGATGACATCGGAAGAAGTGGCCAGCATTATTGCCGATGGTATTGAAAAACGTAAACGTACCTTAATCATGACCGGACAAGGAAAATTGGCGGTATGGATGAATAAACTGTTTCCAGCCTTTGTAGATAAAAAGGTTTTTGATCTGTTTGCGAAAGAGAAAAATCCGTTGATAAAAGGGTAG
- a CDS encoding ion transporter, with the protein MAFFKRKVQFNDDFGFGSNPVTKNQRMLNPDGSANIERTGLPWFKFDDTYTRLVTMSWPRFFFVILVAYLIVNTIFAVLYNVVGIENLEGAKGLTLRDQFFDAFFFSAQTISTVGYGHISPQGFITSILAAFESMLGLLAFALATGLLYGRFSRPTSKVSFSKKMVIAPYEKGHGLMCRLVNLRRNQLIEVEVQMVMSYNETVDGKQVRRFYPLALERDKIGILSLNWTLVHPITEDSPFYEKSLTELQHAEVEIFVMLKAFDDTFSQHIHTRTSYQDEEIEMDAKFEKMYYHNEAGKMVMDYSKLDKVTRTV; encoded by the coding sequence ATGGCTTTCTTTAAAAGAAAAGTACAGTTTAATGATGATTTCGGTTTCGGATCCAATCCCGTTACCAAAAACCAGCGCATGCTTAACCCCGATGGTTCTGCAAATATCGAGCGTACCGGCCTGCCCTGGTTTAAGTTCGATGATACCTACACCCGACTGGTTACCATGAGCTGGCCGCGTTTTTTCTTTGTTATTCTTGTCGCCTACCTCATTGTGAATACCATATTCGCAGTATTATATAATGTGGTTGGAATCGAAAACCTGGAAGGTGCTAAAGGTTTAACACTCCGCGATCAGTTTTTTGATGCATTTTTCTTTTCTGCCCAAACCATTTCTACGGTAGGTTATGGTCACATTTCGCCACAGGGTTTTATCACGAGTATTTTGGCGGCATTCGAAAGTATGCTGGGCCTGCTGGCTTTTGCTTTAGCAACAGGTTTATTGTACGGCCGTTTCAGCCGACCTACATCTAAGGTAAGTTTTAGTAAAAAAATGGTGATTGCGCCTTATGAGAAAGGTCACGGCCTGATGTGCCGTTTGGTTAATTTAAGACGGAATCAGCTCATCGAGGTAGAGGTACAGATGGTAATGTCGTACAACGAAACGGTTGATGGCAAACAGGTGAGAAGATTTTATCCTTTGGCACTGGAGCGTGATAAAATCGGCATCCTGTCTTTAAACTGGACATTGGTACATCCCATTACAGAAGACAGTCCGTTTTACGAAAAATCGTTAACGGAGTTGCAACATGCAGAGGTAGAAATTTTTGTAATGCTTAAGGCTTTTGATGATACTTTTTCGCAACACATTCATACCAGAACCAGTTATCAGGATGAGGAAATCGAAATGGACGCTAAGTTTGAGAAAATGTATTACCATAACGAGGCGGGTAAAATGGTCATGGATTACAGTAAGCTGGATAAGGTTACGCGGACGGTGTAA
- a CDS encoding sodium:solute symporter: protein MSPTILLCFLIGYFLLLIIISFVTSKKSSDNSTFFVANRNSKWYLVAFGMIGTALSGVTFISVPGEVGAPSGNQFQYFQFVLGNAVGFIIIATVLLPLYYRMNLTSIYSYIEKRLGHYSYKTAASIFLLSRTLGSATRLYLVVIVLQRFIFDNYGVPFWLTVLISLALIWSYTFKGGLKTIIITDTLQTFFLVLSVFLTIYFICSSLDFNIPQAFETIKSSSYSKIFFLNDFLTNKFYFSKQFIGGIFVTIAMTGLDQDLMQKNLSMGTIKEAQKNMFTFTGVFVILNVFFLSVGALLYIFAAKNGIDIPLDHISGKPRTDLLFPEIALNNLGAVPAIIFMLGLTAATFATTDSALTALTTSFCVDFLGMAKAENVNAKDAVKKRHTVHVAFSILMFLVIIVINALNSSSVVSLIFTIASYTYGPLLGLYSFGLFVKKRGLHDKLVPIVCLLSPFLCYLLATYSTTLLGGYVFSVELILINGLITFIGLLVISKKTDAQTKF, encoded by the coding sequence ATGTCTCCAACCATCCTCTTATGTTTCCTGATCGGTTATTTTTTACTGCTGATTATTATTTCATTCGTAACCTCAAAAAAATCTTCCGATAATTCCACTTTTTTTGTCGCTAACCGAAATTCTAAATGGTATTTAGTGGCCTTTGGCATGATCGGAACGGCACTTTCGGGTGTGACTTTTATTTCGGTACCCGGAGAGGTTGGCGCACCAAGCGGAAACCAGTTTCAATATTTTCAGTTTGTTCTGGGCAATGCTGTTGGTTTTATCATCATTGCCACAGTTTTGCTTCCATTGTACTACCGGATGAACCTAACATCCATTTATAGCTATATCGAAAAGAGATTAGGCCATTATAGCTACAAAACAGCAGCATCCATATTTTTATTGAGCCGCACCCTGGGATCGGCAACAAGATTATACCTCGTTGTGATTGTTTTACAGCGTTTTATATTCGATAATTATGGCGTTCCGTTTTGGTTAACCGTTTTAATTTCGCTGGCCCTGATCTGGTCGTACACCTTTAAAGGCGGATTAAAAACCATTATCATTACCGATACCCTGCAGACTTTTTTCCTGGTGCTTTCGGTTTTCCTGACCATTTATTTTATTTGCAGCAGCCTTGATTTCAATATTCCTCAGGCATTCGAAACGATAAAAAGCAGCAGTTATTCGAAAATATTCTTTTTAAACGATTTCCTGACGAATAAGTTCTATTTCAGTAAACAGTTTATCGGTGGTATTTTCGTTACCATTGCCATGACAGGTTTAGATCAGGATTTGATGCAGAAAAACCTGAGTATGGGCACCATTAAAGAGGCACAGAAAAACATGTTCACTTTTACAGGCGTATTCGTGATTTTGAATGTTTTCTTTTTAAGCGTGGGTGCCTTGTTATACATTTTCGCCGCGAAAAATGGCATCGATATTCCATTAGATCATATTAGCGGAAAACCGAGAACAGATTTATTATTCCCCGAAATCGCCTTAAATAACCTGGGCGCGGTACCTGCAATTATCTTTATGCTGGGCTTAACTGCAGCAACATTTGCCACCACCGACTCTGCCCTTACCGCTTTAACCACATCGTTCTGTGTCGACTTTTTAGGCATGGCCAAAGCAGAAAATGTAAATGCTAAAGATGCTGTAAAAAAACGCCATACCGTTCACGTGGCCTTTTCTATTTTGATGTTCCTAGTGATCATCGTGATCAATGCATTAAACAGTTCATCGGTAGTCAGCTTGATTTTTACCATCGCCTCTTACACCTACGGGCCGCTTTTAGGTTTATACAGTTTTGGATTATTTGTCAAAAAACGTGGTCTTCACGATAAATTAGTCCCAATAGTTTGCTTATTATCACCTTTTTTATGTTACTTGCTTGCCACGTACTCGACCACTTTACTTGGCGGTTACGTTTTTAGTGTTGAACTGATTTTGATTAACGGTTTAATCACATTTATAGGCTTGTTGGTCATTAGCAAAAAGACTGATGCGCAAACCAAATTTTAA
- a CDS encoding Rossman fold protein, TIGR00730 family, which produces MTSEEKIRSAFENKDWQEIKVTDSWQIFKIMAEFVDGFEKLAKIGPCVTIYGSARTAQTHRYYQLAEQCGKLLTDRGYGVITGGGPGIMEAGNKGAHTNGGKSVGLNIELPFEQFHNKYIDHNKLLEFDYFFVRKVMFMKYSQGFVVLPGGFGTMDELFEALTLIQTGKIARFPIVLVGIDYWGGLIDWIKGTMLQKEHNIHEEDLNLFRLVDTAEEAAEHIFRFYDKYVLKPNF; this is translated from the coding sequence ATGACGAGTGAAGAAAAAATTAGAAGTGCTTTCGAAAACAAAGACTGGCAGGAAATTAAAGTAACAGATTCCTGGCAAATTTTTAAAATCATGGCCGAATTTGTAGACGGCTTTGAAAAACTAGCTAAAATTGGTCCATGTGTTACCATTTACGGTTCGGCGCGTACAGCCCAAACACACCGGTATTATCAGTTAGCAGAGCAGTGTGGCAAATTATTAACCGACAGAGGTTATGGTGTAATTACAGGCGGTGGTCCGGGTATTATGGAGGCGGGTAATAAGGGTGCACACACCAATGGCGGCAAATCGGTAGGTTTAAACATTGAGTTACCATTTGAGCAGTTCCACAATAAATATATCGATCATAATAAATTACTGGAGTTTGATTATTTCTTTGTGCGCAAGGTAATGTTCATGAAATATAGTCAGGGTTTTGTGGTTTTACCAGGTGGATTTGGTACCATGGATGAGCTATTTGAAGCCTTAACCCTGATCCAAACAGGTAAAATCGCCCGTTTCCCGATTGTATTGGTTGGTATCGATTATTGGGGCGGATTAATTGACTGGATTAAAGGTACTATGCTTCAAAAAGAACATAACATCCACGAAGAAGATTTGAATCTTTTCAGATTGGTAGATACCGCTGAAGAAGCCGCAGAACATATTTTCCGTTTCTATGATAAATATGTACTTAAACCGAATTTTTAG
- a CDS encoding RecX family transcriptional regulator, with amino-acid sequence MKSGKQEAVLLDKKQALVKAEHFCVYQERSQKEVRYKLVEWGMRGDELEEILSELILNNFLNEERFAKSYASGKFNIKHWGRVKIKQGLKLKGVPDKILQKAIYSIDDDDYLQTIEKLASKKAASLNENDPFKRKNKLMSYLQAKGFETDLILLVLKASNLN; translated from the coding sequence ATGAAAAGCGGTAAACAAGAGGCAGTATTATTAGATAAAAAACAAGCGCTGGTAAAAGCGGAGCATTTTTGTGTTTACCAGGAGCGTTCGCAAAAGGAAGTACGGTATAAACTGGTAGAATGGGGAATGCGTGGAGATGAATTGGAAGAGATTTTAAGCGAACTGATTTTGAATAATTTTTTGAATGAAGAAAGGTTTGCTAAAAGTTATGCTTCGGGCAAATTTAACATCAAACATTGGGGGCGTGTAAAAATTAAACAGGGTTTGAAATTAAAGGGTGTGCCCGATAAAATTTTGCAAAAGGCAATTTACAGCATCGATGATGATGATTATTTACAGACCATCGAAAAATTAGCTTCAAAAAAAGCAGCAAGTTTGAATGAAAATGATCCGTTTAAAAGAAAAAACAAGCTGATGAGCTACCTTCAGGCAAAAGGTTTTGAAACTGATTTAATTTTACTTGTACTGAAAGCCAGCAATTTAAATTAA